The Burkholderiales bacterium genomic interval GGCGGGGCTCAGGCACCACGCAGGGATCAGGGCTCAGAAAACGTCGGGGCTGCTTTCGCGAAGCCGCAACACCATAACCATGGTTCCGTGTGACGCCTTGCCCTTTGTGTGCTCCGGGGTGATCAAAATCCCCGCTTCCTTCTTCACCGCGCCGCAACTCCGGCGATGAGGGATTCATAGGCCGCCAGCGCCTCGGCAACGGTGATGTCCTTCACCTCATGGCTTGGCGGCTGTAGAACCCGGTGGGGCACTCCCCAAGGGTGCCAGCGGGTGGGATCGGAGCGGCCGAAAAAGCAGACGATGGGTTTGCCCAGCCCCGCGGCGATGTGCATCGCGCCGCCGTCGGAACACACCACCCCATCGCAGGCGGCAAGCCCTCCCATCAGCTCGGCCAGGCGCTGCGTGGGCCAGGGCAGAAGGGGCAGGTCTTGTGTGGCCTGCACGATCCAGTCGGCCTTTTCGTCATCCCCGGGATGATGGGGATTGGTCTCGCTGCCGGGCGACCAGAACAGCATGAGCCGGGCGCCGTGACGGGTGGCGAGCTCGCGGGCAAGGCTGGCGAAACATTCCTTTGGCCAACGCTGGGAGGGTTTGCGCGCGCTGATGTGCAGGCCCACTACCGGGCCCTGCCCCCGTGCCGCGATCGCTTCGCGCGCGCGCCGGGTCTCCTCCTCCGGCGCCACCAGGACGAGCGGTCCCGGCGGTCCCTCCACTCCCAGCGGCAGCAGCAGGCGGAAAATATCCTCCACCTCATGCATCGGCGCCGGCAGCGTGTAGGGAACCGCGATGTCGATGTGCTCCACCCCCGGCTTGCCTGCCTCGGTGAAGCCGATGATGTGGCGGGGCGCCACCGCGCGGGCAAGCCGCAGGGCACGCGGCAGAAAATGGGCGCCGGCGATGATGGCGTAATCGAAGCGCTGGCGGCGCAGATGCCAGAACAGGCGCACGCGGTCCCAATACACGCCCGCCACGGTTTTGCCTGGCGGCCGGTGCTTGGCCTTGGTGTAGTGGTACACCGCGTCGAGGTGCGGGTTGCCGGCGAGCACATCCACGTTGTAGCTGTTCACCAGCGCGGCGATGAAGGCATCGGGAAAGCGCGCCCGCAGGGCGCTGAAAAGCGGCGTGGTGCACACCAGATCGCCGATGTTGTCGCGGCGGATCAGGAGGATTCTCATACCCTCATCCTTCGAGATAAGGCAGCGAGAAGTCCAAGCCACGCCATCGAGGGCCCCAGCCCCAGCCAAAGTCCGTTAGCGAAACCAAGAACGATGTGATTAACAAGAAAGCCAAAAATGATTGCGCCAACAACTCCTTCCCAAGCTGGGCCACCGCGGGCCAGGTGCCACGATTGCCACAGTGATATGCCGAGTACGGCCAAATAAGCGGCAACTCCCACAATCCCGGCTTCGAAGTAAATCTGCAAGTACAGATTGTGGGGATTGACTTTATCCGTGGGGAGCGAGAAATACGAAACTTGCGCCTTGGCCACTGCATCATTACGCATTGCCTCCCAGCGCGCGAGATAGCCATCCTCGACAGCGATCTTGCCGAGTTTTTTCCATCCGAACCCGTACCCCAGCAACGGCCGAGCATTGCCGATTTCTATCACGCCCAGCCAGATTGGGACGCGCCCGCTCAAGCCATCGCTTTCGCTGCCATAAGCCCGACGATCCAAGGCTTGCAAATAGGTTTTTGGAGAAAATGCAGCCGCGAAGCGCTCGCCAAGAACCGGCTGTGTGACCATCAGGACTCCCAAGGCAACGATCGCCCCTCCAAAAAGAAAAACGAGCACCCGCCATTTCCGCAAAACAGCCAACATAGCCAAAGCGGAAACAAGCGCCGCGAGCAGAGGGGCGCGTCCTTGAACAGCCACTATGATTCCTAAAACAGCGGCGGCAGCGATGGTTCCAAACCAGCGGTACGGGCTGCGCCAGACCATCAGTCCGATGTAGACCGGAAAATAGAAACCGGCATCCAGCGCCAATCCTTTAACAAACCGGCCTTGATCCCGTGCTGCAGCGAGGTCCCCGTATGCAAAAAGTTCGATGACCGCCAGTCCGATTCTGGCCAGGAAAGCAAACCCCACGAGCAGCAACAAACGCCGCTGCCATTCTTCTTCTCTGAAGGCAACAGCAGTCAGAAGAAAAAGAAGCAGACCGGGCAAAAAATGCTTGCGCAGCTCATTGAGACTCGATAAGGGATCAACTCCCGCAAAGGCACTCAGAAGAAGGATGGCCAAAAGAGCCATTAAGCTGGTCGCCAGGGGCATTAGGCCCTTGATGACGAGTTGCCTCTTTTGCCACAACCCAATTGCAGCGCCGAGCATGAGCAAGGTTGCGCCATTTTTCCATGCCGCGTTATGGGTGAAGGGCACTGCAATCAGGTACATCAGTACGCCTAGCCGCGCCAGCCCCTGCGCAGAGCAGCGGCCGAAATCTAGCCGCCCAATGTTCATGATGCGCGACCCCTCGCGTCTGTGCCGCAGTTTTCCTGGTGGCTTGCCTTGAGCAAAGCGTCGTCATAAGCGCTTTCCAGCCTACGGGTTACTCTCTCCGGGTAGAAAGTAGCCACTCTGAGACGGGCGTTGGCCAGCATTTTCCGTCTGTCATGTTCGCGTCCGGGCTCCAAGAGCGAGAGCGCCGCGGTGAGGCCCTGTTGCAAGGATTGCGGATCGCGAGGATCCACAGTCACCGCACAATCAGGGCCGGTGAATTCCGCGAGCCCTCCCGTTTCCGACACCAAAAGAAGCTTGCCTAGCGCCATCGCCTCT includes:
- a CDS encoding glycosyltransferase family 9 protein; the protein is MRILLIRRDNIGDLVCTTPLFSALRARFPDAFIAALVNSYNVDVLAGNPHLDAVYHYTKAKHRPPGKTVAGVYWDRVRLFWHLRRQRFDYAIIAGAHFLPRALRLARAVAPRHIIGFTEAGKPGVEHIDIAVPYTLPAPMHEVEDIFRLLLPLGVEGPPGPLVLVAPEEETRRAREAIAARGQGPVVGLHISARKPSQRWPKECFASLARELATRHGARLMLFWSPGSETNPHHPGDDEKADWIVQATQDLPLLPWPTQRLAELMGGLAACDGVVCSDGGAMHIAAGLGKPIVCFFGRSDPTRWHPWGVPHRVLQPPSHEVKDITVAEALAAYESLIAGVAAR
- a CDS encoding O-antigen ligase family protein, giving the protein MNIGRLDFGRCSAQGLARLGVLMYLIAVPFTHNAAWKNGATLLMLGAAIGLWQKRQLVIKGLMPLATSLMALLAILLLSAFAGVDPLSSLNELRKHFLPGLLLFLLTAVAFREEEWQRRLLLLVGFAFLARIGLAVIELFAYGDLAAARDQGRFVKGLALDAGFYFPVYIGLMVWRSPYRWFGTIAAAAVLGIIVAVQGRAPLLAALVSALAMLAVLRKWRVLVFLFGGAIVALGVLMVTQPVLGERFAAAFSPKTYLQALDRRAYGSESDGLSGRVPIWLGVIEIGNARPLLGYGFGWKKLGKIAVEDGYLARWEAMRNDAVAKAQVSYFSLPTDKVNPHNLYLQIYFEAGIVGVAAYLAVLGISLWQSWHLARGGPAWEGVVGAIIFGFLVNHIVLGFANGLWLGLGPSMAWLGLLAALSRRMRV